In Kiloniellales bacterium, the following proteins share a genomic window:
- a CDS encoding transposase, which produces AGQTLLADRAYDSNALRQALQKRGAWACIKAMPGRLEPPAFSPFLYRYRNLVERFFNKLKHFRAIATRFEKHPENYLALVKLAATRIWLRSYESVS; this is translated from the coding sequence GCGGGCCAGACGCTGCTCGCCGATCGGGCCTACGATTCGAACGCCCTACGCCAAGCCCTGCAAAAGCGCGGCGCCTGGGCCTGCATCAAAGCGATGCCTGGCCGCCTGGAGCCGCCCGCCTTCAGCCCCTTCCTCTATCGATACCGCAACCTCGTCGAGCGCTTCTTCAACAAGCTCAAGCATTTCAGAGCCATAGCAACGCGCTTCGAAAAGCACCCCGAAAACTACCTCGCGCTCGTCAAGCTCGCCGCAACCAGAATCTGGCTTCGCAGTTATGAGTCGGTGTCCTAG
- a CDS encoding TAXI family TRAP transporter solute-binding subunit encodes MKKLAVTSVALAFAAGGYLAADSRSASAAETRFISIGTGGVTGVYYPTGGAICRRVNRDRKKHGIRCSAESTGGSIYNINTIRAGELEFGVAQSDWQYHAYNGTSKFADKGKFEKLRAVFSVHPEPVTVLARDDSNIKNITDVKGKRLNIGNPGSGTRGTWEVMEAALGWTRGDLRLAAEMKSAETAQALCDNKIDAYFWLVGHPSALTQETLSSCATHLVNVTGPAIDKLVADNSYYRTATIPAGMYNNSSDIKTFGVGATFVTSADVPDDVVYVVVKAVFDDFPAFRKLHPAFANLKEAEMIKDGLSAPLHPGAVKYYKERGWM; translated from the coding sequence ATGAAGAAGCTTGCAGTGACATCCGTAGCCTTGGCTTTCGCGGCCGGAGGATATCTGGCCGCCGACAGTCGGAGCGCGTCCGCGGCCGAGACACGGTTCATTTCAATCGGTACCGGCGGTGTGACCGGCGTCTACTATCCGACCGGCGGGGCGATCTGCCGGCGGGTCAACAGGGACCGCAAGAAGCACGGCATCCGCTGCTCGGCCGAATCGACCGGCGGCTCGATCTACAACATCAACACGATTCGCGCCGGCGAGTTGGAGTTCGGCGTGGCCCAGTCCGACTGGCAGTATCACGCCTACAACGGCACGTCGAAGTTCGCCGACAAGGGCAAGTTCGAGAAGCTCCGCGCGGTCTTCTCGGTCCATCCGGAGCCGGTCACCGTTCTGGCCCGGGATGACTCGAACATCAAGAACATCACCGACGTGAAGGGCAAGCGCCTCAACATCGGCAACCCGGGATCGGGCACCAGGGGCACCTGGGAGGTGATGGAGGCCGCGCTCGGCTGGACCCGCGGTGACCTGCGTCTGGCGGCGGAGATGAAGTCGGCCGAAACCGCGCAGGCGCTGTGCGACAACAAGATCGATGCCTACTTCTGGCTGGTCGGACACCCCTCCGCCCTGACCCAGGAGACCCTGTCGAGCTGCGCGACCCACCTGGTCAACGTCACGGGTCCCGCGATCGACAAGCTGGTCGCCGACAACTCCTACTATCGCACCGCGACCATCCCGGCGGGCATGTACAACAACAGCAGCGACATCAAGACTTTCGGCGTCGGCGCCACCTTCGTCACCTCGGCGGACGTGCCCGACGACGTGGTCTACGTCGTGGTCAAGGCGGTGTTCGACGACTTCCCCGCCTTCCGCAAGCTGCACCCGGCCTTCGCCAATCTCAAGGAAGCCGAGATGATCAAGGACGGGCTTTCCGCGCCGCTGCATCCGGGTGCGGTCAAGTACTACAAAGAGCGTGGCTGGATGTAA
- a CDS encoding TRAP transporter permease, whose protein sequence is MAEVSRKAEIDVDEMVAQVDTGARNPAGWQGKLIIGTCFAWALFQLYFASTVPFTLTDLTGINLIVTNSEGRYIHLAFALFLAALAFPLFRSSPRDHIPWYDWALALLGVAACLYLIVFKDDIAIRAGLPTTGDLVVSTVGMIILAISVYRALGLPLVIVACVFAGYVFFGHAEFLPDVVRWKGASYGKAMWHYWMQTEGVFGVALGVSASMIFLFVLFGSILEKAGAGNFFIKIAFGLLGHLRGGPAKAAVLASAMSGLYSGSSIANTVTTGTFTIPLMKRTGFPAEKAGAVEVASSTNGQLTPPVMGAAAFLIAEFTGVAYTDIIKHAFLPAVVSYIALVYIVHLEAMKLDLKGLPKQPSHLSRMQKLIGFLGGFIGIAVMFGLVYYGLGWIKVVAPDAAFPIVVVGSAIAYVILVGIAARQPDLTVDDPNAPITEIPRAGAIAVTGLYFLLPIVILIWCIMLERLSPSLSAFWAAIAMITIALTQRPLKALFRRSGDLVEEFRIGAGQWFEGMIAGSRNMISIGVATGAAGVIVGTISLTGAHQVVGEFVEFLSGGSLMVMLILVAVMSLILGMGLPTTANYIVVSSLMAPVIVALGAKSGLIVPLIAVHMFVFYFGILADDTPPVGLAAFAAAAISGGDPIRTGIQGFAYDVRTALLPFLFIFNTELLLIDVTPMKAVFVFCVAVVAMLLFAAATQGFFFVRNRIWETVLLLLIAFTLFRPGFWLDMVHPPYEARPGTEIERIAGSLPPDGVLRMVVSGPSFDDPDQIESQTIVAELGAAGDGAERLERSGLLVMVEGEEALLEEPLPGSPFESLGRQYDFYVDPPVTVTEVSLPVERVFKEVFYLPALALLALVLLTQWRRGRSAARA, encoded by the coding sequence ATGGCCGAGGTCAGCCGCAAGGCCGAGATCGATGTCGACGAAATGGTCGCCCAGGTCGATACCGGCGCGCGCAATCCGGCCGGCTGGCAGGGCAAGCTGATCATCGGCACGTGCTTCGCCTGGGCCCTGTTCCAGCTCTACTTCGCCTCGACGGTGCCCTTTACCCTGACCGACCTGACCGGCATCAACCTGATCGTGACCAACAGCGAGGGGCGGTACATCCACCTCGCCTTCGCCCTGTTCCTGGCGGCGCTGGCCTTTCCGCTGTTCCGGTCCAGTCCGCGCGACCATATCCCCTGGTACGACTGGGCCCTGGCTCTCCTGGGTGTGGCGGCCTGTCTCTACCTGATCGTCTTCAAGGACGACATCGCGATCCGCGCCGGCCTGCCCACCACCGGCGATCTGGTCGTCTCCACCGTGGGCATGATCATTCTCGCCATCTCGGTCTACCGGGCGCTCGGCCTGCCCCTGGTGATCGTCGCCTGCGTCTTCGCGGGATACGTCTTCTTCGGCCACGCCGAATTCCTGCCCGACGTGGTGCGCTGGAAGGGCGCCTCCTACGGCAAGGCCATGTGGCACTACTGGATGCAGACCGAAGGGGTCTTCGGGGTCGCGCTGGGCGTCTCCGCCTCAATGATCTTCCTCTTCGTCCTGTTCGGGTCGATCTTGGAGAAGGCTGGCGCCGGCAACTTCTTCATCAAGATCGCTTTCGGCCTGCTCGGCCACCTGCGCGGCGGTCCGGCCAAGGCGGCCGTGCTCGCCTCGGCGATGAGCGGCCTCTACTCCGGCTCCTCGATCGCCAATACCGTGACCACCGGCACCTTCACGATTCCCCTGATGAAGCGCACCGGCTTCCCGGCCGAGAAGGCGGGCGCGGTCGAGGTGGCCTCCTCGACCAACGGCCAGCTGACGCCCCCGGTCATGGGCGCGGCGGCGTTCCTGATCGCCGAGTTCACCGGGGTCGCCTATACCGACATCATCAAGCACGCCTTCCTGCCGGCCGTGGTCTCCTACATCGCGCTGGTCTACATCGTGCACCTCGAGGCCATGAAGCTGGACCTCAAGGGCCTGCCGAAGCAGCCGTCGCACCTGTCCAGGATGCAGAAGCTGATCGGCTTCCTCGGCGGCTTCATCGGCATCGCCGTCATGTTCGGCCTGGTCTACTACGGACTCGGCTGGATCAAGGTCGTCGCGCCCGACGCCGCCTTCCCGATCGTCGTCGTGGGCTCGGCGATCGCCTATGTCATCCTGGTCGGCATCGCGGCGCGCCAGCCCGACCTCACGGTCGACGATCCCAACGCCCCGATCACCGAGATACCCCGTGCCGGGGCGATCGCGGTCACCGGGCTCTATTTCCTGCTGCCCATCGTGATCCTGATCTGGTGCATCATGCTGGAGCGGCTGTCGCCCTCGCTCTCGGCTTTTTGGGCGGCGATCGCCATGATCACGATCGCGCTCACCCAGCGGCCGCTCAAGGCGCTGTTCCGGCGTTCCGGAGACCTGGTCGAGGAGTTTCGAATCGGCGCCGGCCAGTGGTTCGAGGGCATGATCGCGGGCTCGCGCAACATGATCTCGATCGGCGTGGCGACCGGCGCGGCGGGTGTCATCGTCGGCACCATCTCGCTGACCGGCGCCCACCAGGTGGTCGGCGAGTTCGTCGAGTTCCTCTCGGGCGGCAGCCTCATGGTCATGCTCATCCTGGTCGCGGTGATGAGCCTGATCCTCGGCATGGGCCTGCCGACCACGGCGAACTACATCGTGGTGTCTTCCTTGATGGCGCCGGTGATCGTCGCGCTCGGCGCCAAGAGCGGGCTGATCGTGCCGCTGATCGCGGTCCACATGTTCGTGTTCTATTTCGGCATCCTGGCGGACGACACGCCGCCCGTGGGGCTGGCCGCCTTCGCGGCGGCGGCGATTTCGGGCGGCGATCCGATCAGGACCGGCATTCAGGGCTTCGCCTACGATGTGCGGACCGCGCTCCTTCCGTTCCTCTTCATCTTCAACACGGAATTGCTGCTGATCGACGTGACCCCCATGAAGGCGGTCTTCGTCTTCTGCGTCGCCGTCGTGGCGATGCTGCTGTTCGCGGCGGCGACCCAGGGCTTTTTCTTCGTCCGCAACCGGATCTGGGAAACGGTGCTGCTACTGCTGATCGCCTTCACCCTGTTCAGGCCCGGATTTTGGCTCGATATGGTCCACCCGCCCTACGAGGCAAGGCCGGGCACCGAGATCGAGCGGATCGCCGGGAGCCTGCCGCCTGACGGCGTTCTGCGCATGGTCGTGAGCGGTCCGAGCTTCGACGATCCGGACCAGATCGAGAGCCAGACCATCGTGGCCGAGCTCGGCGCGGCGGGCGATGGGGCGGAGCGCCTGGAGCGCAGCGGCCTCCTGGTCATGGTCGAGGGCGAGGAAGCCCTGCTGGAAGAGCCGCTGCCCGGCTCGCCCTTCGAGAGCCTCGGCCGGCAGTACGACTTCTATGTCGATCCTCCGGTAACCGTCACCGAGGTGAGCCTGCCGGTCGAACGCGTTTTCAAGGAGGTCTTCTACCTGCCGGCCCTGGCACTCCTGGCGCTCGTCCTGCTAACGCAGTGGCGCCGCGGCCGGTCCGCGGCGAGGGCCTAG
- a CDS encoding universal stress protein, with translation MFRTILVPVDLNQPSSWEETVPLAKKLAQGKAAIHIVSVLPDFGMPVVGSYFPKGFERKALDQAKERLQALAKSWKLDGLDVHLHMCHGTIYEEILKAARTVGADLIVIASHRPELKDYLLGPNAARVVRHADCSVFVVRD, from the coding sequence ATGTTCCGCACGATTCTCGTTCCCGTCGACCTGAACCAGCCATCCTCCTGGGAGGAGACGGTCCCCCTGGCCAAGAAGCTGGCCCAGGGCAAGGCGGCGATCCACATCGTGTCGGTCCTGCCGGATTTCGGCATGCCCGTGGTCGGCAGCTACTTCCCCAAGGGTTTCGAGCGCAAGGCCCTGGATCAGGCCAAGGAGCGGCTGCAGGCGCTGGCCAAGAGCTGGAAGCTCGACGGACTCGATGTCCACCTCCACATGTGCCACGGCACGATCTACGAGGAGATTCTCAAGGCGGCGAGGACGGTCGGCGCCGACCTCATCGTCATCGCCTCGCACCGGCCAGAGCTGAAGGACTACCTGCTGGGCCCGAACGCCGCGCGCGTGGTGCGCCACGCCGACTGCTCGGTCTTCGTGGTCCGGGATTGA
- a CDS encoding SUMF1/EgtB/PvdO family nonheme iron enzyme: MTGAPARRPVWDRRRLLGAAAGLVLLRPFGAVAAAPSAPAVIEVPAGPFIAGSDRAEREMGYRLDEAAYGHQRTRSGRWYESEPPRRETTVPAFRITRTPITNADYAAFVSASGHPAPDVDPETWAGYRLIHPYARTRRHAWMAGRPPEGRARHPVVLVSHEDARAYAAWLGEATGTPWRLPSEAEWEKAARGTDGRRFPWGDAWDPRRLNSHDRGPFDTLPVGSFPAGASPFGLLDAAGQVFEWTATPAGAGRFIVKGGSWDDSGCGVCRPAARHGRPPQLKHILIGFRLVTDD, encoded by the coding sequence GTGACCGGCGCGCCGGCGCGGCGCCCGGTCTGGGACCGTCGAAGGCTCTTGGGGGCGGCCGCCGGCCTTGTGCTGCTACGGCCGTTCGGCGCCGTGGCGGCGGCCCCGTCGGCGCCGGCGGTGATCGAGGTGCCTGCCGGTCCCTTCATCGCCGGCTCGGACCGCGCCGAGCGCGAGATGGGCTACCGTCTGGACGAGGCCGCCTACGGGCACCAGCGGACCCGGAGCGGCCGTTGGTACGAGAGCGAACCGCCCCGGCGGGAGACGACGGTTCCGGCCTTCCGGATCACGCGGACCCCGATCACCAACGCCGACTACGCGGCCTTCGTGTCGGCCAGCGGGCATCCGGCGCCCGACGTCGATCCTGAGACCTGGGCCGGGTATCGCCTCATTCACCCCTACGCGCGCACCCGCCGCCACGCCTGGATGGCGGGTCGCCCGCCGGAGGGCCGCGCGCGCCATCCGGTCGTCCTGGTCAGCCATGAAGACGCCCGGGCCTATGCCGCCTGGCTCGGCGAGGCGACCGGCACGCCCTGGCGCCTGCCCAGCGAGGCGGAGTGGGAGAAGGCCGCCCGGGGCACCGACGGGCGGCGCTTCCCCTGGGGCGATGCCTGGGACCCGCGGCGCCTCAACAGCCACGACCGGGGTCCCTTCGACACCCTGCCGGTCGGCAGTTTTCCTGCGGGGGCCAGCCCCTTCGGCCTGCTCGACGCGGCCGGACAGGTGTTCGAATGGACCGCGACGCCGGCCGGGGCCGGCCGCTTCATCGTCAAGGGCGGGTCCTGGGACGACAGCGGCTGCGGCGTCTGCCGCCCCGCCGCGCGCCACGGCAGGCCGCCGCAGCTCAAGCACATCCTGATTGGATTTCGCCTGGTGACCGACGACTGA